One segment of Solanum lycopersicum chromosome 1, SLM_r2.1 DNA contains the following:
- the LOC101265062 gene encoding transcription factor bHLH148, producing MEPMVVEMSSTVISNPVTSSDRVISRRKKSKKSLRNQTQNSSNNNNNNSETPTNTTEWKTQAQQQVYSSKLLKALREVRISSPAAAATTTTSSVPAPKGGRAVREVADRVLAVTAKGRSRWSRAILTNRLKLKFMKKHAKRQKMAVSSTSRLPRKPRLGILKLKTKNLPAFQKKARVLGRLVPGCRKQPLPVILDEATDYIAALEMQIRAMSALADLLSGASSSTTAPLDQLSSSRPPPI from the coding sequence ATGGAACCAATGGTCGTAGAGATGTCTTCAACGGTGATTTCGAATCCTGTAACGTCTTCTGACAGAGTAATATCAAGGAgaaaaaagagtaagaaaagtTTGAGAAATCAAACTCAGAACAGtagtaacaataacaataacaatagtgAAACTCCGACTAATACTACTGAATGGAAAACTCAAGCTCAACAACAAGTTTACTCTTCAAAGCTACTCAAAGCACTCCGTGAAGTGCGGATCAGTTCACCAGCGGCGGCGGCGACGACGACGACTTCATCGGTGCCGGCGCCAAAAGGCGGTCGAGCCGTACGTGAAGTTGCTGACAGAGTCCTTGCCGTTACTGCCAAAGGACGATCCAGATGGAGCCGAGCTATACTTACGAATCGGCTAAAGCTCAAGTTCATGAAGAAACACGCCAAGCGGCAGAAAATGGCGGTTTCGTCTACCAGCCGGTTACCCAGGAAGCCGAGATTGGGGATTTTGAAGCTGAAAACAAAGAATTTGCCGGCTTTTCAGAAAAAGGCTAGAGTTTTAGGACGGCTTGTTCCTGGTTGCCGGAAACAACCGCTGCCGGTGATTCTAGATGAAGCTACTGATTACATAGCAGCTCTTGAGATGCAAATTCGAGCGATGAGTGCTCTAGCTGATCTCCTTTCTGGTGCTTCCTCAAGTACTACAGCTCCTCTTGATCAACTCAGCTCGAGTCGACCTCCTCCTATTTGa